The stretch of DNA ACGGCCGAGCCCCCCCAGCCGCAGCCACCCCTTCCCCGGCACGCACCGCTCCCTCGGGGTCCTCCGCGCTGGGCTCCTCCGGCTCCTGGGGGTCCCGCGCCGGCTCGGCCGCACTGGTGCCGCGTCGGCTGAGCTGCCGCGGGCAGCGTGCGGGTGCCCGCTGCCTCCTGCTGCgctgtgctgcctgcaccagCTTCTTGCTGGCCGAACAGCtgcggggcagccgggggggctCGGTGCCCGGCTCCTCTCCGGAGGGGCTCTTCTCCGGTGGGAAACCGTCAAGGGAAAAGCTGCTCTCGGAGCCCAGGGGGGTGGAGGGTGAGTGCTCGTTGCTGGCCATCTCCACTCCGGAGTCTTCCGACTCCGACTTGAGGAGCCGCCCGCTTGCCGGGGGGCTGCCAGAGGAGAGGGGTGGCCGTGGGGGGATGTCCCAGGTGCTCATCCCACCCGGGGGCTGCCGTGGGCTCTCCTGCAGCTGACGGTAGACACTGGCGGAGGTGCGCACCACACAGCTCTCTGCCGTCTCCCAGGGACCATCTGTGGGGCAAGGGAGGCCGGGTGGTGTCGCATGGGGGGTCCCCGGGCGGAGGCAGGGCGCTCGCCACCCCTGCATGCCCAGGCGTGGGCCTGccacccctcccagcccctcgAGCCACCCCGCAGCAGCTCCAGCCGTGCCTGAAGCCGATCTCCCCGCTGCCATGCGGAGTTACAGCCCTCCTGCCCAGGGACCCCTCTCCGGAGGGtccctgcagcctctgcctgGGGATCCTGGGCATCCCCCATCCCTGGGGATGCTCGTACGATGGCAGCTTGTTGTCGCTGCTCCCAGAAACGTGCCCCCGcgcccagccccatcctccctcctccctccctgcactgCTGAGCTGCCTGGGGAGCACCCGTGGTCCTCGCCCCGACCTGGCCGGGGCTGCACAAGTGACTGCTCTCACCGCACCCTGCTCCGGCTCAGTGCCGGCTGACCCAGGACACAGCAGGGCCACGAGGTCTGTCCTCCCCCCATTGTGGGATGGCTCCAGGGACCTCTGGCTCCTCACTCTTGTCCCTGCAGCGTGGGGGACGTCGCTGGCCAGAATGCGCCTACCATCACCCTGCAGCTCAGGGTGGGATTGCAGAGAGGCAGTGGGGGTCTCAGCCCTCCCTTGCGTGGGTGCTCGCCCTCCTCCCAAGCCAGGCCATGGCAGAGGGCTCAGGGAGGTGGGGAGCAAAGTTTTGGCACCCTCCCGGCACTCAACTCGGGGTACAGAGCTGCCCACCCCCCTCAGCAAGCTCCTGCTCAGAGGctcacaccccaccccaccccaccccccccgcacTCACAGCAGCTGAACCTCCTCTTCCAGACGGCGCGGGAGCCACCCCACATCGCCGAGAGCCGGAGCCGACTGCCGGGCGCTCGTCCCAGCACTCCCTTTTATAACCACCCCAGCCGGCGACGGGCCCTGTATCCAGAGGCACCTCATTACAGGACTGGTTCCCAACTGGTTCCTTTCAGGATTTGGGATTGGTGATACTGGCTGGGCCGGTGGTTAAGggctcccttcccaccccaactGGGAAAGCGAGAGGGTTATTTGGGCaccagcaggctgcaggcagaCAGCCGGGTGCCGGATGAATCCCACTGCTTTCGGGAAACCCCGCTCAGGGCTCTGGCTTGGGCCGAATTCACTGGCCAGGGGTCCCCGGTGCTCCCAAATTCCTGCCCCCGTGCAGCCACATCGCTTCAGCCGGGGCTGGAGCCACTCACCGCGCATCCCTCGTGGGCTGGCGAGGCCAGTGCCTGCACGGCACGGGAGCTGGCACCGGGAGATCGCGGCCAGCCGGTGGACAATCCCACCGTTCAGAGGCCGCATGAATCCCAGCAATGCCGTggggcggcccctccgccccggcaCTGCCGGCTgccggcagccccgctcccacgTACCGAATTTTCACAGGCTGCTGGCGCTGCGCAGGACGGCCCCACGTGCCGAGGGGCTGCTTTCCTCCCGGCCCCGGCGCTTCCCCCACCTGCCCCGCCACCATGGGGGGTTTCACCAGGGCTTGGAGCCCCACCGGCGTGGTAGGCACAGGCAGGGTGAGAAGGAGTACGGGGGGTTCCTCATCACCAGGAGAGCTCAAACCTCCCCCGTGGGAGCTGCCACCGCGCTGGGGGTCCCCCCGAGTCCACAGCTCTGGCTCAGACCCCCAGTACttcccaggctctgctgctggagggggggggTCCCAGCACAGCCTGAGCTGGGGAGCACGTAGAGATGGGCCATGGGTTTCTGGGACCCCTGCGCCGCATGGGGGGACCCAGCGAGCTCAACCCCGGTGCACACACAGGCCCGTCAGCCCAAATACGCACTCGAAGGCAAAACCTGGTTTGAATTCCCAGCACAGCTGGCACCCTGGGCCCCTCCCAGCAGGGGGGCCACAAACTGGGGATCCAGGGACCCCCAGAGACCCCCTTCAGCACAGACACCTCAAATCAGGGATCCCTGAGGATCCCCTCCAGGACGAACTTCGCGGGCTGGGGACCGCAGGGGACCCCCAGCTGCACGGGGGTCCCCTATAGCCCCGGGGGCCACCGACTCACCGCGGTGCAGCTCCACGCTGAAGGCTCCGCGGCGGTGCAGCATCCCCGGGCAGGGGTGAACCGGTAACCGGGGAGGGGGCAccgggggccgggcagggcggagGGGGCCGCCCCGCTGCTCCTCCGCCGCTTTatggggcagggctgcggggcggcacggccccggggcggagcggggaggggagggagggaggggggggccgccccctgcccgggcagcacctTTGCCCCCAACCCCGGCCCGGTGCTCTCTGCCCGGGGCTGTGCTACCCCGGGGGGAGGGGGCTCAcgccctccagccccccccccccaccccgaggcaGAAGCGTTTATTCCCCTTTTTCCCGTGCACACGCTGCCGGCGAGGGCAGGAGAGCCGGGCAGGACcgtctccatccctccctccctggggaTGCTTAATTAAAAGTCCTAACAGCGCTGAGCACTGCGGGCCTGGAGCTGGCACGGGGCTGCAcctgcctgcccccccgcccGCATGAGACCTGGCAGGGACCCCGAGCAGAGGGGACCCCCCTCGGCCGGTGCACGGGCAGACCCGCACgtggctggggccggggctgatCCCTCCGGGGGGGGCTGTGGGAATTCGGTGCCTCGACGGTGAGAGCTTGGCCGAGCCCAGGGGCAcatggggggggggctgcagtgTACCCCCGGAAGAGagcgggcagcggggcaggggacTCGGCTGGGGATGTGGGGAGCCATGGGATGTGGGAAGGGGCTGGTCCTCTCCCAGGCTCGGTGGGGAGCTGCTGATAACGGCAAAGCCCGGATAACAGCAAAGCCCATCTCCGTGCAAACAGGCACGGAGGGCGGAGAGCAGCGATAAGAGCCCACCTGGGCCTCCGCAGGACAAAGGCCTTGGCCAACAGCCCGCAATAAAGCCCCGACACCTCCCAGGGACGCCCGGAGCAGGGAGGGGACGGTCCAGCCCCGCGGGAAGCCCTGACCTTCCCGGGAGCGGGGCAAGGCCAGCCGGCACCGAGCCCCGTGCATCACCAGAGCACCAGACCTGTGGAGCCTGTGCCAAGCCCTGGACCCcgccctggggcagggggtttGCTTCCAGCTCCCCGCCACTGCTatgggtgcaggcaggagggccgTGGGGTCCGGGGTCCTTGCCtgcaccctggggctggggggaagcccaccttccccagccccgtGGTCCCAGCCCTGGGAGGCTGCGGGCTGcctgccccccggccccgcacagACCAGACATGGGAGTGGagcaaatatatattatatttatatagaGATCTGGTTTAATATCTTGGAGAAGCCCTTTGAAGTCAGTGTACAAAGCGGTGCCAGCCCCCTCTCCGGTACCTAAGTGCTCAAGCGTCCCTGTGCCCCCCCCTGCGTCCCCACCGTGTCCCCGGGCgtgtgcagctgctgcagcccaggctgagaACTGACCCTGCTCATCACACACACTGACACAGCAAGGGCAAAGGCGGACAGCTGCAGCGCATCCCCCCCGGCCATCCACAACCTGGTGACATCCTCGGCTCCCAACCCAATGTCCCCCCCCACCGCAGACCCCGACCCTACCAAGGACTGGTGGGgcttcccgggggggggggggggcggggtgctTGCTGCTCCCTGGGACACGGTGGGACGCAGGCGGCGAGCTCCCCGCCGCACCATACTGGTGCCCGGGGCTCAGGAGTGGGGGGAGACAGGGGGGGCGGTGGCCCCCCCCAGGGCACCCTGGTAGCGCAGGCGGGAGTGCTTCTCGCAGTAGAGCTCGTCGCCCACCCAGAAGTGGCCCCGCATCTTCAGGTTGAGGCCGCAGTCGGCGCAGGCGTAGCAGGACGGGTGCCGGTAGCGGCCATCCTGGATCCTCACCGCCTGCGTCCTGGGGGAGACGGGGAGGGGGGCATCAGCGGGGCACCCCGTGTGCTCCCCGGGGCCCCCCTTGGCACCGCAGGGTGATTGCCCAGGATCAGCCCCATTTTGGCCCTGCCGGGAGCGATGTCAGGGACAGATCCTGCTCAGGGagtccccccagccccactcacgCGATGCTGCTGCCGCACTTCTCGCAGACATGCAGCTTCTGGACGCCGGCCACGGGCTTGCGGGCGCTGGGTGAGAgccggctggggaagggggctgcggggccggctGCAGGGAGATGATGCCGTCAGGGTCTCGCTACCGCCCCAGCCAGACCTTCCCATCTCCCCCCCGTACTCCCCTCACCTCCACCCTCGTCCTCCAGAGCCTCCTGCAGCAGGCGGAAGGTGCTGGActgccgcggggccgcccgcagCTCCCGGTTCTCCTGCAGCATCTTGTAGACCTCCGAATCCTCCTCCAAGCGCCGCATGGCCGGCTCCGAGCTCAGGCTGCGGGACGGCACCccggggggagatgggggggggttGCCGgcacccggacgcctgggtccgcTGGGCTGCACCCTGCCGCCCGCCACCTGCTCCCTCCACCCTGGGGAGCTGCCTCAGCCTGCCCGGCCCTCCCACGTCCCTACCTGCTTCTTAACTCTTTGCACGGGCTCCCTCAGCCAGGCGGCACCCGGTGTGCACCCCAGGGCGTAGAGCTGCCATGCTGGGATGGGTGCATGGGGCTGGGGGCTTCCCCACCTCTGTCCCCCCCCTCCCGCATGGCCCCGAGCCCGCCCCATACCTGTTGCAGGGGCTGGAAGAGAGCGAAGAGCGGCGCCGCTCTCTGCACatctcccaggggtttgggggggcccCGAGTCCTGGTGAGGGCTGACGGGGGGGTGGAGGCAGGATCGACCCTGGGGAGCTGTTCTGGCGGCTCAGGCTTCCTTGCTCCTGGCAGGGAGAGAGAGGTGCTGGGTGCCCTGAGGGGGATGCGGGGGGCCGGGggtgcagcagccccccagcatgTCCTGAGCCCGAGGGCGAGCGTGGCATCTTCCGGACAGAGCGCAGGGAAGGGCGCCTGCAgaccctccctctcctcctgggcACCCCAGGGACACCCGGACCTGGCCCAAGGGCTTTTTCCAAGCCCAGGTCCCCAGAGGGATGGGTGCTTCACCTTGCTGCCcgggagggatgcagggatgctcCATGGCTCGGCATGGGgcagctgcttctcctcccctcctgggCTGGGGCCAGTGGGACCCCAGGGGGGCCAGGAGCAGTACCCCCACCGCTCCCCACCCTGGTAACCCTACGCCTGCGCCTGTCCCCTCCCCGGCATCTGCTCCTGCTTAGCAGCCCCGGCGAGGCAGGAAAGGCGAAACCCCGGCTAAGTGGAAGCCGATGTTCCCGGGAGCAGCCGCCACGCAGATGCAAACGCCAGCAGGAGCCCAGGGATGGCGACAGGGATGAGGAGCCCCTGCCCGGACCccaggaagagggagaggggcagcgccggggctctGCGGAGTCATGAGCGGGCGAGGGATGAGCTAAAATTAGGCACGGGTGGAGCCGGGCGCCTTGGCCTCGTCCCCACCAGCGCCAACCCGCCCTGGGATACGATGAAAAGCGCGGTCCAAGGGCAGCCCTTCCCCTCGCCGCCCCTTTGGGCAGGGGTTTTCGGGCACGGTATCCTGCACAGTCCCAGCCCCGCGATgggggggggctccggggcagggagggaccctcCAGGGCCAGCACCAAAGCAAATAAcgagctggggaggaaggagggagcgAGCGGCCAGAGGAGCCAAGGGGCGTCTGGGGCCGCGGCCAAAGGCAGCTGGGAAGGGCCGCGCTCGGGGCCACCGTGCTTCCCAATTTGGgcttgaaaaacaagaaaaaagaaagcggGGAGGGAGGATAGGAGGGAGACGCCAACCCCAGAGCCAGCGGCTGCCCCGTGGGGCGCAGCAGCCGCCCGAAACCACGGCAGGGAGGGACGGGTCGCCGTGGGCATCCCGGGACCGGTCCGGGCAGCGGGGGAGTCATCTCGGCCCCTGGGCATcctggccccgctccccgggCATCTCACCGCAGCAGGGGCTGGCGGGTGCTGCCGGGGCTGCGCCGGGCCATGGGTCCCTGCCCTGCCAACGCCCCAGTCCCCCGGGCTCGCGGGATCAGGGCCGGGCCTCCCCAAACTGGTTTGGCCTCCCCAGGCTGGCGCCGTTGCCAAGAGGCGCCGGGTAAGAGCGAGCAAAACATCCCTGGCCAGGTGTGCCGGTACCCGCGGGGCCCAGGGGTGCCTGCCAGCATggcggggaggcggccggcgGCACCAGCGGCACGGCAGACGCGGTCcccgaggcagagcagggctgggcgaTAATGTGGCAATGGGGCAGCAAAGGGGGATGCTATGGGGCTGCAAAGGGTGGTGGTTTGGGGCTGCAAAGGGTGGCAGTCTGGGGCTGCAAAGGGCGATGCTGGGGGGGCTGCAAAGGGTGACGGTGCAcggatgcccccccccccagcatctctgcctggccctgcacagcccccccagctccctgctcaccTGGCGGAGGTCGGAACAGGCGAACTCCTCCTCCAGGGGCTGCGGGCTGCGGGGAGAGGACGGAGCCATCAGGAGAGTCCCTGGCCCTGCCGGGACCCCTGCCCACCCCCGCCAGTCCCACAGGCAGCCGGGTCCAGCCTTACCTGCCGCTGCCGGGTGCGGGGCTGAGGGATGCTGGGCTGGAGTAGGAGGCTCtcagggtgccctggctctcttcCTGCACCCGCAGCGCgtcctggggaggggagagagatgCCATCAGCTGAAATCAGCCCTGGGTGGGGGGCCAGGGTGTGCGGGGGCTGCCTGGGGCTCACCTGGAAGCGTGTGGCCAGCCTCTCCGGTGAGGTGTCCCCATTGGCATGGCTGGAAGGTGGCATCAGGGACCTGGGGACCAAGGGAGAGTCATGCATCTGCCCCAGGGCATGCAGCCCCTGTGCGCCCGTGGCACGGCATGGCATGAccgtccccctgcagccccccggggAGGTGGCGagaggcagcagccccaggccCCCAACTGGGACCGGTTGGCCAGGTAATggctgccagggctgcccagccTCGTTACCGCCTGACTCTTTAATTACAGAGCCGGGACAGGCTCCCGCGCGGATGGCACAGCCCCAAGAGTCGCCGGAGGGGAAAAACAACCAGCGCACACGTGGTTGGAGACCCCAGCCCGCACGGGGATGCCacttccctggggctggggacccagGCATCGGGGGCTGCCACCCCTGCCCCCATCACAGCACCCACCTCTGCACCTGCAGCTGGAGCCGCCCGGGGCTCTGCTTGATCTTATTCTGTGCCTCCACGTTGAGCATCTCAGCCGCGCTCTCCCCGTTGATGGCGACGATGATGTCCCCTGGCCGGAGGTCGCCCGCGGCCGCCTTCCCGTGCTCCATCACCTCCGCGGAGAAGGGGGCATGGGGACAGCCCTGGTGTTATCTCGGAGGCGCTGTGGGCAGCGAGCCCCCAGCCAGCCGTCCCTCGGCCCCGCGCACGCCGGTGGGAAGCAGCCTTTAATTGCGGCATCCCCACATGCGGGCCTCGTGCATCACCGAGGTCCTGGCGAATCGTTGGGTGCAGCCAGCTCCGTGCCGGTCTCCGAATCCCACCCCGCTGGGATGCTCCCACCCACTGGGGTCCCCACGGCCCTGCCAAAACAGTGCCAGCCCCTCTGCCGGGGTGTGCACCGGCGAGGGGGGACCAAGGCCGCGGCGGCAACAACAGCCGGAAACTCAgtgcagccctgcccagcccaggggcgGCACGAGCCCCCATGCCATCGTCACCCACTGTGGTGCCGTTCCCACGGAGCAGGGACAGCAAACAGGATCCGCTCCCCGGAGCAGCCCGGCACGGCGTCCGTCCCAGCAGCCCTCCCTGGGGCAAGGGGGCACGCAGGGGGCTCCTACCTTGGAGACGGTGATGGGTTTCCCGAAGTCCCTTCCCCCGGTGATGCGGAAGCCCcaaggggccgggccgggcagggtcactgTCACCAGCATGGCAGCGGGCGgctctgggcaggcagggagccgCGGTGTCAGGAAACCCCGGGGTGCCAAGGGGACGAGGCAGAGGAGAGCCCTCTCCTCGCTCCACAAGGCACAGCCTGGCAGACCACCCGCCGGAGGCctcccctgtccctgtccctgtccccccaaGGGTCCCTGGCACGGGGCCGATGGAGACCGGCAGCGCCTTCCTTCCGGGGAGGGGACCTGCGTTCTCGCACCGTCGCAGGGTGCCGGCAGCCACCGCTGCTTCCTCTTGCCTCCCTGGTGCCCCCGGCCAAGGCTGGCGGCTTCCTCCCCTGCCGAGCCCCCCGGGAACGAGGGGCTCCCAGGCACCCACCGCCGGCTGTGGCAGCGCAGCCGGTGGGACGGGGCAGGCGAGGTCACCGCGCCGCCCCCAGGGCCTTGTGCGAGGCAGGAAATCGGTGCCGCCTTGGCAGCGAGGCCGGCGGCTCGCGGCGTGGCACGGCACAGCAGGGCCAAGCCAGCGGGGTTTGGAGGGGAGGATGCGGCTGCGAGGGCAGCCAGCGGCCGGCGAGGGAAGGATCCTGCTGCTCACCGCAGCGGGATCCGGACGCGCAGCAGGGCTGCGAGCACCACCACCCCGAGTCCTTTGCCCTGCAGCAAACCCGCGCTGGGAAAGGATGCTGAGGATCCCCCGGGGTGGCACGGGCTCCCCATGGCACCCCAGCGAGCGTGGCAGCCCTCAGCTTCGATGGGACCGGCGGGAATTGGCAGCCCCCTCCCCTAAATGTCAGGTCTGGCATCTCTGCCCCCTGTCCGGCTGCCCCGCACCAGCCCAGCCCCGTCCCATCCCTGCCAGCAGCCGGCAGCCCAGCCAGGCCCAACcccgccggcacagccccggggtGGCCGCGGGAGCCGGGCACCCCGTCTGCAACCGCTGgggaaggcattttaaaaatcccaagCGCACAAAGAGGGGCTTGAGAGGCTGCCCGGAAGAATTTCCTGGGCTGGGCTTCGCAGCGCCGGGAGGAAACCCCAAACCACCTCCCCATGCCCGGTCCCGCTCAGCATCCCTGGGCAGTGAGGTCTGCCGCACCGGGGACCCCGACACCCAGCTGGGCACGACCCCTGGACCCCCCCCAAAAGTCCTGCACCCCTCCTTCAGCCCTTGCACCCCACCTCTGTCCCCTGcacccctcctccagcccctgcacccctcctctgtcccctgcacCCCTCCTCCGTCCCCTGCACCCCACCTCCGTCCCCTGCTTGGTCCAGGCTCCGTGCCCCGGCACACAGCGATGCTTTTGTGGCCGTGGCAGCTGGCGGTGCTGCCTGGCACCCTGCGAGGCGTGACGGCGGGTGACAGGCGATGCCAGGAGGtacaggggacatggggacacggggacacaccTGCGAGACAGGCTGTCCGcacctcccctccccgctcccctgcccgGGCGAGCAGCACCCCGGGCACCCCCGGGCACCGGGACCCTCGAGAGCTGCATCCCCGAGGGAGGGGACCCCCCGACAGCCGGCAGCATCCCGGGGCCAGcgccccccgcgctccccgctccaatccccccccctcccccgcagccccccgggcgCACTCACCGGCGGGCGGCCGAGCCGGGTGGCCCCGTGGGGCGGCGGAGCCgagcgcggccccggcggcggcaccgccccCTCGGAAGGGGCCGGCGGAGCCCaacggggccgggccgggccgggcggcggctccGCAGCGCCGTCTGCGGGCACGGCCGCCCCGACGGGGCGCACGGCGcggggctcggcccggcccggcccggcccggggtgGCGGGAGGTCCCGGGCACAGGGACCGGGAGATGCCCTGGGAGCCGGCccgtgggctgggggggggggggggggggaggctgcccCGCGACCCCACGCGGCGTCACCGCCCCACGCTGCGTTACTGCCCCGTGCACCACCACACCTTGCACAGCATCAGCCCCGCGTGCCGTCGTAGGCCCATGCAGCCCCGCATGCACCATTGCAACCCCCCCCCACGGGCACCGTTGCAGCCCCACATGCCCCCTTGCAACCTCACATGCACCGCTGCAAACCCCCGCGTGCACCGTCGCAACCCCGCAAGCAACATTGCAGCCCCCTACGCACCGTTGCAGCCCCACGCAGCGCTGTAACCCTGCAGAGCCCCACAGCGTCGCCACCACACAGCGTCGCTATCCCACGGGGACCACCACAGCCCCACgtgcagccccgccgcccccacacGGTGTCCCGCGGGCCCCTGCCCCATGTCTCCCCCTGGGCACCGTCCCACCGGCTTCCCTCCCGTCCCGGCACCACCAGGCAGGGCCTCGGCTCGGGCTGAGCTGAGCTTTAATGATGGACAAGAAGCAAACGCGACTCCCAGGCGCGTGGCACGGCCCCGGGCCAGCATCTCGGGTCACGGCCGTCACAGTCGGGCCCAGCACCggccaggcccccccccccgccccggcactgGCTGAAGAGGGAAGGAGAGCTACGGTCACCGGGACAGTGGGCGATAAGGCACCAGGCAGCAGTGAGGAGGGGTCGGATTAAGGCACTGGGGTTGGGGAGACCCCCCCCGCGCAGGGGGGGGATTGGTCCCTGTTAGAGGCAGCCCCATAGGGGCGGGAGGGAGCTGGAGGCACTTCGTCCCCGTGGGGGGACACGGAGGGGACGCAGAGGGGACGCAAGGTGGCCGAGGCGGGACGGcagggagcccccagccccacaccgcCCGCTGGGCTCCTCTTCTCCACGCCGCGGGTCACACCGGCGCCACGTAATTGCCAGGGAAAGTGCCGAATTTCTGCGTCCTCCTGGACACGcctgggggggggaaaggcaaagTGATGTGGTGAGGGAGCCGCAGTGGCATCCCGTCCCcgttcccatccccatcctgaTGGCCACGCACCCACGAACCAGCCGTCGTCGCATTGCTGCATGACGTCCACCCGGtccccctccagcagctccagctcgTCGGTGTTTTGGGGCCGGTACTGGTACAGCGCCCGGTACCTGCAAGACACAGCGTGGCCAGAGCCCGCGCTGCCACCGGTCCCACGCGGGGACACTGTGCCATGGTGCCGCTCCGGGCGCTACTTACGGGGTCCACTGGATTTCGGAGCCATTGTAGGATGGGGCAGGCTCGGGGCgggtgctggtgggtgccccCGGGGCTGCATGCTGCAGGGGGAGAGGATGGGTGCAGAGTTACGGGGCAGCACCCacatccccagcggtgctgggGCACGatgccggggctgggggctgtggcgAGGGGTCGCTCACCTGCTCGGGGGGCCAGGCCGGGCGCCAGGGCTCCTGGGGATGGGCGGCCGCAGGGTGTGAGGGGCCAGTGGGGATCGGTGAGGGGATTGGGGCACCGGCGCGGGGcagctttggggagggggggaaggtgaAGCCGAGGTGGCGGGGTGAGGACGGGCGCCCACTGGCCTCACCGGGACCCCGCTCTGCTGCCCGGGGGGAGCCGGCAGAAAGCGGGGTGCCCCGGGGACCGGGCGAGTACTGCGGGGacggggagttggccgggggtcGGGGGCTGGCGGAGGCGGGCGAGGGTGGGAAGTCCTCGGCGGTGGCTTTCACCCGCGGCTCCTTCAGCACCTGCACGTAGGTGGCAGGGAAGATGCCCTGACGGCTGGTGCCGGAGATGCGCCCCTCATACCAGTTCTCGTCCACCCGCCGCACCAGGCAGACCCGCTCGCCCTGGTGATGGGACGAGAGGATGGGTtagcatggcatggcacggcacggcacggcacggcacggcacggcacggcacagcggTACCTTGCGGAAGGAGAGCTCGACGGGCAGCTCCCCTCGGAAGTTGTAGAGCGCCAGGGCCTCGCCGTACTCCAGCACCTGGATGGTGGGTGCCTTGATGGGCTTGGGCACCTCCGTGGGGGGCAGGATCTGGCAGCGTGGACATGGGTGACAGTCAGCACCAGGCTCTCCAAGCCTGGCCGCCCCCTCTCCATCCCCCGGGCTCACCTCCACGTAGTTGGAGGGGAAGATGCCCACGCGGCCATGGTGCTCGCCCTCCAGCCAGTTCCTGTCCACCTCCTTATGGATGTAGACGATGTCCCCCTTCTGCAGCGTCAGCTCCCTGCAAGCGGCAGCGCTCAGGGACACCGCTCACACTGGTCCCCAGTGGGGCACCGAcctgtccccagcccagctggcatGGCCACCCCACATCCCGGGGCTCCTCCGGTCCCCCACCACTGCCCGAGGGACCACGGGGGCACAGCGGGGACCCCCAGCAGCGCCATCACTTACTTGGGTGACTCGGCTTGGAAGTCAAACTTGAGGCGAGCAGCTTTcatctggggagggagaggagcggTTACGGGGGGACACCCCATCCCAGCCATCCCCGATCCCATATGGGATGGGACCATCCCGGCctcaccttcttctcctccttcctgacGGCCTCCGCAGGGTCCCCGATCTCGGACAGGCTGGGGAGGGTCCCTGGCCTGAGGGTGTCTGCAAAGAGCGGGGTGTCACCAGCCAGCGGGGCCGGGGTGCATGCGGTGCCccatggcacggcacggctcgcGGGGGGGGGCTCACCTCTGCCAGGGGTTGCACGGCTCCGGTCGCTGGCCAGCCCCAGGCCACCCCGCTCCATGCCGGGGCTGGCGGGCGGGcggtgggtgccgggggggcTCTGCAGCCGGCGGGGTGACAGGGGGCTCCTGCGGGGTGACAGAGGctcagggcagggctgagccccacatccagccccgctgccatgcgcccccctgccctccctgctcccgaCCCTGTGGCCAGGACCCCTGGGTCCCCCAGGACCAGGACACCGGGGTCCCCCGGCTGCGTCTCCCCAGGGTCTCGTCCTGGAGGCAGCCAGGCGGGACGGGTCCAAAGTTTGCCGGCGGTGCCGGCGGCACGTCCCTGCTGCCGCGGAGCAGGAAGCACGGAGCAGGCAAGCACTGGGGAGGGCTGCCTGGCTAATGGATAACCGCACTCCTGGGGGCACTTAAAGAGCCCATATTCCCCCCCCAGCCTGGAGGGGGGGCCAGGCAGGGGGACAgccagccccccccggcccccacgcGCACCCCTGGGAGCGTTAGGATAGGTCCTGCAAGAAGCTGAgcactttgtttgtttgttttcctcctgctgccagggcagggcacGGGGCCATGGGGATGCCCCGGGGTGCCCCCCCCC from Aptenodytes patagonicus chromosome 24, bAptPat1.pri.cur, whole genome shotgun sequence encodes:
- the C24H8orf58 gene encoding uncharacterized protein C8orf58 homolog, producing MWGGSRAVWKRRFSCYGPWETAESCVVRTSASVYRQLQESPRQPPGGMSTWDIPPRPPLSSGSPPASGRLLKSESEDSGVEMASNEHSPSTPLGSESSFSLDGFPPEKSPSGEEPGTEPPRLPRSCSASKKLVQAAQRSRRQRAPARCPRQLSRRGTSAAEPARDPQEPEEPSAEDPEGAAVPEPVLPVPGQGLRYLEHVCQMLERLARLQQDNRLLRQQAVDARRTRPDTTPTRELPGQDPAMWRGERFRPRSCSDSQAPAPDPGPCQRTWGHSASSPSLLDTSESGLTPDKEQDGRSHWGRVKVLLTRLTRRSLRGGRCR
- the PDLIM2 gene encoding PDZ and LIM domain protein 2; translated protein: MLVTVTLPGPAPWGFRITGGRDFGKPITVSKVMEHGKAAAGDLRPGDIIVAINGESAAEMLNVEAQNKIKQSPGRLQLQVQRSLMPPSSHANGDTSPERLATRFQDALRVQEESQGTLRASYSSPASLSPAPGSGSPQPLEEEFACSDLRQEQGSLSRQNSSPGSILPPPPRQPSPGLGAPPNPWEMCRERRRSSLSSSPCNSLSSEPAMRRLEEDSEVYKMLQENRELRAAPRQSSTFRLLQEALEDEGGAGPAAPFPSRLSPSARKPVAGVQKLHVCEKCGSSIATQAVRIQDGRYRHPSCYACADCGLNLKMRGHFWVGDELYCEKHSRLRYQGALGGATAPPVSPHS